From one Paenibacillus terrae HPL-003 genomic stretch:
- a CDS encoding Imm30 family immunity protein: MHFMENEEDNIEVFEDILNELSLEGTNDIIPDLCTIFEDEVAEPSADDYLIETIFYIAKRNGLEEGLYKLALAIPNMLPHAEFWAERIHRTLLNSKDLLISYSKILDKLESSNKQAIKEILLLIKDDDPDLYLDKANSLLEKLS; the protein is encoded by the coding sequence ATGCACTTTATGGAAAATGAAGAAGACAATATAGAGGTATTTGAGGATATTCTGAATGAATTGTCCCTTGAAGGGACGAATGATATAATTCCCGATCTCTGTACAATCTTCGAAGATGAAGTTGCTGAACCGTCAGCTGATGATTATCTTATCGAAACTATATTCTATATTGCAAAACGTAATGGATTAGAAGAGGGCTTGTACAAACTGGCTTTGGCGATTCCCAATATGTTACCACATGCAGAGTTCTGGGCAGAGAGGATTCATCGGACACTTTTAAATTCAAAAGATTTACTCATTTCTTACAGTAAGATTTTAGACAAACTAGAAAGCTCAAATAAGCAAGCAATTAAAGAAATTTTATTGTTAATTAAGGATGATGATCCAGATTTATATTTAGATAAGGCTAATTCTCTATTAGAAAAATTAAGTTAA
- a CDS encoding Crp/Fnr family transcriptional regulator, translating into MDKRNVMENLKQFNLFADLSEKKLKTLREFVYWRTYKKGQFLFLEGDLRERIYLMLDGFVKLERVNQSGNLLYEDYVKQYSIFPYGGMFTDQRYNYSAEALTDVDVYYIPTAIFEDMLKANPKQLLSVVQQFSLILKLHEHRIQYITIPNAQDRVIQSLNYLRQDLGEQNGEEIVISCPLTTIGISKISGTSRETVSGVLNQLKKDHIITISGKKIIIHDPTYFEEISI; encoded by the coding sequence ATGGATAAAAGGAATGTGATGGAAAATTTAAAGCAGTTTAACTTATTTGCTGATTTATCAGAAAAAAAATTAAAAACCTTAAGGGAGTTTGTCTATTGGCGGACTTATAAGAAGGGGCAATTTTTATTTTTAGAAGGGGACTTAAGAGAGCGAATTTACCTTATGTTAGATGGCTTTGTAAAGTTAGAGCGGGTCAATCAAAGTGGAAACTTACTATATGAGGACTATGTAAAACAATATTCAATTTTCCCTTATGGCGGTATGTTTACAGATCAAAGATACAATTACTCGGCAGAAGCACTGACAGATGTAGATGTGTATTATATTCCTACAGCGATTTTTGAAGATATGTTGAAAGCCAATCCCAAACAATTATTATCTGTTGTTCAGCAGTTTTCTTTAATCTTAAAACTTCATGAACATCGTATACAATATATTACAATCCCCAATGCACAAGATCGGGTAATTCAGTCACTTAATTATTTAAGGCAGGATTTAGGGGAACAAAACGGTGAAGAGATTGTCATTTCGTGTCCACTGACAACCATCGGAATTTCTAAAATATCCGGAACGTCTCGAGAAACGGTTAGCGGTGTGTTAAATCAGTTGAAGAAAGATCATATTATTACCATTTCAGGTAAAAAAATTATAATACATGACCCAACTTATTTTGAAGAAATCTCTATATGA